From Alloacidobacterium dinghuense:
AGCCGCTCAATCTTATTGAAGCTATAACGGAGATCGCGAACGGAAGCTCGTTTCATGTGATACATCTTAGCATCACAACGCAGACGAGATTCGAGTTTCTCTCAGTAGACGCCTGGCTACGGAAGGCCCACCTCAACTTCATCCCCATCTTTCAGCCCATACGCATCGCGCAACTTCACATCCGTAGCAATCTCGATAATGTTCTTCGCATAATGCCCGCTCCCGGCTTCGTTCGCATCCGTCCGAAGAAGAAACGCACGCCGTCCAAAGATCGTGCAAGGCGCCATGCTTACTGATACCGTGCCGCCATACTCCTCTTTTTCCAGACGGATAACTTTCGCCGGAAGCGAATACGGTTCCGCGAGCCGCAGGTTGAGCGTGCCCGGAAACAGCCGCATGCCCGTCTTCCACGTGTAGTAGCTCTCCAGCTTTTCCAGCCAGAAAGAAAAATTTCCCATCCCCGAAACAACCACACCCTTCAGGACGGGCATAGGATCTGCTTCAGATGATGCTGTTGGTGCGCAATATAGTCTTCGATCAGAAACCGCAGCGTGACTGGTTCGTTATCGCCGACGCGGCACTCGGCATTCAGTTTGTCCACCGGAATGCGCTCGACCACGCTCTTAAGAATCTCGTGATACGTCTGCCACCACGCAAGCAACATCGCCCACGGCATCTCGTTGTAGCCATGCGCAGCAACCCATCCCTCCTGTGCATAGAAAGGACCAGCATAACTGCCATCGAGCGCCGCACGCACAAAGCGCTGGTGGTTATTCGCCGCCGAATCGATCATGTGCCCCAACACCTGCTTGCGCGTCCATCCGCCCGCCCGCCATGGCAGGCCGACAACATCTTCCGGCACATGTAAAAGCGAATGGCGGATTGCCTCGCAACCCGCCACAAAATCCATCGCAGTTTGATTCGCCATATTCTTAGGAATGCTGACCCTCCATCGCGGTCAGCGCCGTCAAAACTTCTTCGCTGTGATGCGAAGGATCGACCTTCGTCCATACCTTCACAATCTTGCCCTGCGGGTCGATCAGGAAAGTATTGCGGTTCGCAATCTTGAATCCGGCATAATTGCCCAGCGAGCCATATTCCGCCACGACCTTCTTTTCCTCGTCGCTCAGCAGCGTGAAGTTCAGGCTGTCCTTGGCGCAGAACTGTTTGTGGCTGTCGACGGAATCGACGCTCACACCCACG
This genomic window contains:
- a CDS encoding DinB family protein, with the translated sequence MANQTAMDFVAGCEAIRHSLLHVPEDVVGLPWRAGGWTRKQVLGHMIDSAANNHQRFVRAALDGSYAGPFYAQEGWVAAHGYNEMPWAMLLAWWQTYHEILKSVVERIPVDKLNAECRVGDNEPVTLRFLIEDYIAHQQHHLKQILCPS
- a CDS encoding CTP-dependent riboflavin kinase, producing MPVLKGVVVSGMGNFSFWLEKLESYYTWKTGMRLFPGTLNLRLAEPYSLPAKVIRLEKEEYGGTVSVSMAPCTIFGRRAFLLRTDANEAGSGHYAKNIIEIATDVKLRDAYGLKDGDEVEVGLP